The following coding sequences are from one Thunnus maccoyii chromosome 17, fThuMac1.1, whole genome shotgun sequence window:
- the gpr132b gene encoding probable G-protein coupled receptor 132b, translating to MHAVTETVAPSTNGSNNGTQMGCELPYDDGRLPLVLLYSVVLVVGLPANLLTVYLTWLQVRRKNVLGVYLWSLSLCDLTYLGTLPLWAYYVSNDHRWPWSSAACKLTGYIFFNNMYISIFLLCCVSCDRYMAVVYSVESRGLRRQRLAAGIAISIVLVVAIGHVPVFTMREGDAAGHGHHRCFEPSQSSATVTGFYYARFVVGFLIPLLLLVATNRGILAGVQRSTGLRQEQKERVRWLAVAVVLLFLVCFAPYHLILLVRAFNFHFPQLEDSCQGETSMYTPYTISLGLSTVNSAVNPVLYVLSSDNIRKELRRGLARLCDRAHLRPPSNSSQNKIQPTRNSSELPADSQRHPAGEDGRSGKPPGT from the coding sequence ATGCACGCAGTGACAGAGACGGTTGCTCCGAGCACTAACGGGAGCAATAACGGGACTCAAATGGGGTGCGAGCTGCCGTACGATGACGGCCGCCTGCCGTTGGTGCTGCTGTACAGTGTGGTGCTGGTCGTTGGTCTGCCCGCCAACCTGCTGACCGTCTACCTCACCTGGCTGCAGGTGCGCAGGAAGAACGTGCTGGGCGTGTACCTATGGAGCTTGTCGCTGTGTGATCTCACCTACCTGGGCACGCTGCCGCTGTGGGCATATTACGTCAGCAATGATCACCGATGGCCGTGGAGCTCGGCCGCCTGCAAACTGACGGGCTACATCTTCTTCAACAACATGTACATCAGCATCTTCCTGTTGTGCTGTGTTTCTTGCGACCGCTATATGGCTGTTGTATACAGCGTGGAGTCCCGCGGGCTGCGCAGGCAGCGGTTGGCCGCCGGCATCGCCATCAGCATTGTGCTGGTGGTCGCCATCGGTCACGTCCCCGTCTTCACCATGCGGGAGGGTGACGCTGCCGGGCACGGCCATCACCGCTGCTTTGAGCCGAGCCAGAGCAGCGCCACGGTGACGGGCTTCTACTACGCCCGCTTTGTGGTGGGCTTCCTGATCCCGCTGCTTCTGTTGGTGGCGACCAACCGCGGCATCCTGGCTGGCGTGCAGCGCAGCACGGGGTTGCGGCAAGAGCAGAAGGAGCGTGTGCGCTGGCTGGCGGTGGCGGTGGTGCTGCTGTTCCTAGTCTGCTTCGCCCCGTATCACCTGATCCTGCTGGTCCGTGCTTTCAACTTCCACTTCCCCCAGCTGGAGGACAGCTGTCAGGGGGAGACCAGCATGTACACGCCCTACACCATCTCGCTCGGACTGTCCACCGTCAACAGCGCCGTCAACCCCGTCCTCTACGTGCTGTCCAGCGACAACATCCGCAAAGAGCTGCGGCGAGGCCTTGCACGCCTCTGTGACCGGGCTCACCTGAGACCGCCGTCCAACAGCAGCCAGAACAAGATCCAGCCCACCAGGAACTCCTCCGAGCTGCCCGCCGACAGCCAGAGACACCCAGCGGGCGAGGACGGACGTTCAGGGAAACCGCCGGGGACCTGA